One genomic region from Dehalobacter restrictus DSM 9455 encodes:
- a CDS encoding DUF2232 domain-containing protein has translation MVISDKDALRYVSGLIVLFLPLLASLFDFWSWIVEVLLIFFVLFQTRSTGCRKTAIFLGIGYILAFIPVGISGISLIGFAPWAGILLVVIKEKGFSTSQSIFWSLLLAALIGALPVIPSVNQALQPENLEKNIVTVLQFYEQQGLFSAFQEQGISIEQFESTLRTMVPVYYQLMPAFAGIFAMLEVGLVYLFFRIFSFGNKLKPFSLWRMPWYAVWLAIIGIAAYLGGDYFANSILRITGMNVMAVAASITSIIGLSCLAYLIKSLKFSHLLIWIIVIMVAFVSPFFFICLIFTGLFDLVFNFRKIPEKMEEQKP, from the coding sequence ATGGTTATAAGTGATAAGGATGCACTTCGGTATGTATCCGGATTGATCGTATTGTTTCTTCCCTTACTTGCGTCTTTATTTGACTTCTGGAGCTGGATCGTCGAGGTATTATTGATTTTTTTCGTTTTATTTCAGACCAGAAGTACCGGCTGTCGAAAAACGGCTATTTTTTTAGGAATTGGTTATATTTTAGCTTTTATTCCAGTTGGAATCAGTGGAATCTCCCTGATTGGATTTGCTCCCTGGGCAGGGATTTTGTTGGTTGTCATAAAAGAAAAAGGGTTTTCTACCAGTCAGAGTATATTCTGGAGTTTGCTGCTGGCTGCGCTCATTGGGGCATTACCGGTCATTCCTTCAGTCAACCAGGCCCTTCAGCCCGAGAATCTGGAAAAGAATATTGTTACAGTTCTTCAGTTCTATGAGCAGCAAGGCCTGTTCAGTGCTTTTCAGGAGCAGGGGATTTCAATTGAGCAATTTGAAAGCACTCTCCGCACCATGGTTCCGGTCTACTATCAGTTAATGCCTGCTTTTGCCGGGATATTTGCGATGCTTGAGGTTGGACTGGTCTACCTGTTTTTCAGGATATTTTCTTTCGGGAACAAACTTAAGCCTTTTTCTTTATGGAGGATGCCCTGGTATGCGGTGTGGCTGGCAATTATCGGGATTGCTGCCTATTTGGGCGGAGACTACTTTGCCAACAGTATTCTGAGAATAACCGGAATGAATGTGATGGCCGTTGCAGCTTCGATAACCAGTATTATTGGGCTGTCCTGCCTGGCTTATTTGATCAAAAGCTTGAAGTTTTCCCATCTGCTGATCTGGATTATTGTAATTATGGTGGCTTTCGTTTCACCGTTCTTTTTCATATGTCTAATATTTACGGGGCTTTTTGATTTAGTATTTAATTTCCGAAAGATCCCCGAAAAAATGGAGGAACAAAAACCGTGA
- the rplI gene encoding 50S ribosomal protein L9 translates to MKVILKEDVKALGKKGKVCEVSDGYARNFLIPRGLAVEATQGNVQDLVHKQKQEELRKQKEKQAALDLSQRIENMDIIVKVKVGEKGRLFGSVTNKEIAEVLEKEYQLKLDKRKIEVKEPIKGLGEYQVTVKLHFEVTANLKIKIEAQ, encoded by the coding sequence GTGAAGGTAATATTAAAAGAAGATGTCAAGGCACTCGGTAAAAAGGGTAAAGTATGCGAAGTCTCAGATGGCTATGCCCGTAATTTTCTGATCCCGCGCGGACTCGCAGTTGAGGCAACTCAGGGAAATGTTCAGGACCTGGTGCATAAACAAAAACAGGAAGAACTGCGCAAACAGAAAGAAAAACAAGCGGCGCTGGATCTTTCCCAAAGAATCGAGAACATGGATATCATTGTCAAAGTGAAAGTCGGTGAAAAAGGCCGTTTATTCGGTTCGGTAACGAATAAAGAGATCGCCGAGGTATTGGAAAAGGAATATCAACTCAAACTAGATAAAAGAAAAATTGAAGTCAAGGAACCTATCAAAGGATTGGGAGAATATCAGGTTACGGTAAAGCTTCATTTTGAAGTAACAGCAAATCTGAAGATAAAGATAGAAGCTCAGTAA
- a CDS encoding MazG-like family protein, translating to MESVAAINIDIVKSSKAIEELKVELLKAQWLVQQGTLSASQEQLLDSMAGLVGLSYLLTRRLGFDYSRLDRVLFNKMSRWQREDFLSLETEWGDLSLLLGYLVPEED from the coding sequence GTGGAGTCTGTTGCTGCGATCAATATTGATATCGTAAAATCCTCGAAAGCCATAGAGGAATTAAAAGTGGAGCTTCTCAAAGCTCAGTGGCTGGTCCAGCAGGGGACTTTAAGTGCTTCCCAGGAACAGCTTCTCGATAGTATGGCCGGCCTGGTCGGTTTAAGCTATTTGCTTACCCGCAGGCTTGGCTTTGACTATTCCCGTTTGGACAGGGTTTTGTTTAATAAAATGTCCCGGTGGCAGCGGGAAGATTTCCTTAGTCTCGAAACTGAATGGGGTGACCTGAGTCTTTTGCTTGGTTATCTTGTTCCCGAGGAAGACTGA
- the lonC gene encoding Lon family ATP-dependent protease translates to MKGLFKKFLQQEGQENHEKYTAEIADGQLKLEIDALYVVLSNLYGTDKLILKASKLEALTLMRSDKLEERVLGLQKLVNDDPTDKPAPDLQDIPAILTEVEEQIAETVAKRSVEDRLNQAVAEKMQERHEEYIKEIKTQVLKETGGPENAQTLRKLAQLEKMKATKPVSSAIEILRPQTTEEIVGQESALQALLAKLATPFPQHILIYGPPGVGKTSAARVALETVKNFPDSPFSKDAPFIEVDGTTLRWDPRDVTNPLLGSVHDPIYQGAKRDLAETGIPEPKLGLVNDAHTGVLFIDEIGEMDPTLLNKLLKVLEDKRVHFESSYYDPHDPQIPLYIKKIFDEGVPADFVLIGATTREPQDLNPALRSRCAEVYFEPLEPAHITHIIRQAALKLNVQLEENVPEIISEYMIEGRKANSILLDAYGLARFRNPGKKEVLISEDDVREVLRSARLTPFVQKRVTAGKDTGRILGLGVSGFLGSVLEIEVKVFNGETGKGSIRFNETAGSMARDAVFNAAAVIRSLTGEDLKNYDLHVNVVGGGRIDGPSAGLATTMAIYSALKQQPLRGDVAVTGEISIQGKVKPVGGIYEKIFGAKQAGVKTVIIPTENRGEVPAGLKGIEVLAVENIEEAIKIAQA, encoded by the coding sequence GTGAAAGGCTTATTTAAGAAATTTTTACAACAGGAGGGGCAGGAAAATCACGAGAAATATACTGCGGAAATTGCGGATGGACAGTTAAAACTGGAGATAGACGCGCTGTATGTCGTGCTTTCCAACCTATACGGAACAGATAAATTAATTTTAAAGGCGAGCAAGCTGGAGGCTCTTACCCTGATGCGTTCCGACAAGCTCGAGGAACGGGTATTGGGCTTGCAAAAGCTTGTCAACGATGATCCCACGGACAAACCGGCGCCGGACCTGCAAGATATTCCGGCAATTCTGACGGAGGTTGAAGAGCAGATTGCCGAGACGGTTGCGAAGCGTTCCGTAGAAGACCGTTTAAATCAGGCGGTTGCCGAGAAAATGCAGGAGCGACACGAAGAATATATCAAAGAGATCAAGACCCAGGTTCTGAAAGAGACAGGAGGTCCTGAGAATGCGCAAACACTCCGAAAGCTTGCGCAGCTGGAAAAGATGAAAGCAACAAAGCCGGTATCCTCCGCAATTGAAATCCTGAGACCGCAGACGACGGAAGAAATTGTCGGACAGGAAAGCGCCTTGCAGGCCCTGCTGGCAAAGCTCGCGACGCCTTTCCCCCAGCACATTCTGATTTATGGTCCGCCGGGAGTCGGCAAAACATCAGCAGCCAGGGTTGCACTGGAAACCGTCAAAAATTTTCCGGATTCTCCTTTCAGTAAGGATGCGCCGTTTATTGAAGTTGACGGTACGACGCTGCGCTGGGATCCGCGAGATGTCACCAATCCTTTGCTTGGTTCAGTTCACGATCCGATTTATCAGGGTGCGAAAAGAGATTTGGCTGAGACCGGTATCCCCGAGCCCAAACTGGGCTTGGTCAACGATGCTCATACTGGCGTTTTGTTTATCGATGAAATTGGAGAGATGGATCCAACGTTGCTGAATAAGCTGCTGAAGGTCCTGGAAGATAAGCGGGTTCATTTTGAGTCTTCCTATTATGATCCGCATGATCCTCAGATTCCTTTATATATCAAGAAGATTTTTGATGAAGGAGTTCCCGCGGATTTTGTACTGATTGGAGCCACTACGAGAGAGCCGCAGGATCTGAACCCGGCCTTGCGCTCCCGCTGTGCCGAAGTCTATTTTGAGCCTTTGGAACCGGCCCATATCACCCATATTATCAGACAGGCAGCCCTGAAACTAAATGTGCAGTTGGAAGAGAATGTACCGGAAATTATCAGTGAATATATGATTGAGGGACGAAAAGCGAACAGCATCCTTTTGGATGCGTATGGTCTGGCCAGGTTTAGGAATCCCGGTAAGAAGGAAGTCTTGATTTCGGAAGACGATGTCAGAGAAGTGCTCAGGTCAGCCAGACTGACTCCTTTTGTTCAAAAACGGGTAACCGCCGGCAAGGATACCGGCAGAATACTCGGACTGGGGGTATCGGGATTTCTTGGCTCAGTTCTGGAGATTGAGGTGAAAGTATTCAACGGGGAGACCGGCAAAGGAAGTATCCGCTTTAATGAGACGGCAGGTTCAATGGCCAGGGACGCAGTGTTTAATGCCGCAGCTGTAATTCGGAGCCTGACAGGAGAAGACTTGAAGAACTATGACCTCCATGTCAATGTGGTTGGTGGTGGCAGAATAGACGGGCCCTCAGCCGGACTTGCCACGACCATGGCGATTTACAGCGCCTTGAAGCAACAGCCTCTGAGAGGAGATGTAGCCGTGACCGGTGAAATCTCAATCCAGGGAAAAGTCAAACCGGTTGGTGGCATTTACGAAAAAATATTTGGGGCCAAACAGGCCGGTGTAAAAACAGTGATCATTCCGACGGAGAATCGCGGAGAAGTTCCTGCAGGATTAAAAGGAATTGAAGTCCTTGCTGTTGAAAATATAGAGGAAGCTATAAAAATTGCACAAGCCTAG